From the Polynucleobacter sp. MWH-UH35A genome, one window contains:
- a CDS encoding acyl-CoA dehydrogenase, translating to MPYVAPVKDMLFVMNELAGLSDVVAYPAYAEAGADVDLAPAILEESAKFNQDVVAPLNWTGDQNPSSLKDGVVTTTPGFKNAFEQYAAAGWQGVIHPAEFGGQGLPKLISTACLEMVNSANLSFALCPLLTDGAIEALLTAASPELQEQYVPKMISGEWTGTMNLTEPQAGSDLSMVRSRAVPEGDGTYKIFGTKIYITYGEHDMAKNIIHLVLARTPDAPEGVKGISLFVVPKFLVNADGSLGERNDVHCVSIEHKLGIKASPTAVLQFGDHGGAIGYLVGEENRGLEYMFVMMNAARFAVGMQGVAVAERAYQKAVQYAKDRVQSRDLAGSPGPVAIIHQPDVKRMLMTMRAYTEASRALAYYAASAYDAQHAAPDEAARKSNQAIYEFLVPIVKGFSTEMSIEVASLGVQVHGGMGFIEETGAAQHYRDARILTIYEGTTAIQANDLVGRKTVRDGGAIAKELSQRIAATEKELAASGSDNAKAVLKQLSLARAAFEQAVAYVVANAKTDIKAVYAGSFAYLRLSGLVLGGWQMARALLAAEGLRDGDPKFYDAKIATARFFAENLMPQAQALATSIVESGHSTNALEVEQF from the coding sequence ATGCCATACGTAGCCCCAGTGAAAGATATGTTGTTTGTGATGAATGAACTAGCTGGGCTATCGGATGTTGTTGCCTATCCCGCTTATGCAGAAGCAGGCGCAGATGTGGATCTGGCGCCTGCAATTTTGGAAGAGTCTGCAAAATTTAACCAAGACGTTGTTGCGCCCCTCAATTGGACTGGCGATCAAAATCCGAGTTCCTTAAAGGATGGCGTTGTCACAACTACCCCTGGTTTTAAGAATGCATTTGAGCAATACGCTGCCGCAGGATGGCAAGGTGTTATTCATCCAGCAGAGTTTGGTGGTCAAGGGTTACCAAAACTCATTTCTACTGCCTGTCTAGAGATGGTGAATTCAGCTAATCTCTCTTTTGCGCTCTGCCCATTGCTGACTGACGGGGCTATTGAAGCCTTGTTAACGGCAGCAAGCCCAGAACTTCAAGAGCAATATGTTCCAAAAATGATTTCGGGTGAATGGACGGGTACCATGAATTTGACTGAGCCCCAAGCTGGCTCAGATTTATCCATGGTCAGATCGCGTGCGGTGCCAGAAGGTGACGGTACTTACAAGATTTTTGGTACCAAAATTTATATCACTTATGGCGAGCATGACATGGCCAAGAACATTATTCATTTAGTGTTGGCTAGAACGCCTGATGCGCCAGAAGGCGTCAAAGGAATTTCTTTATTTGTAGTGCCAAAGTTCTTAGTGAATGCAGATGGTTCATTGGGTGAGCGTAATGATGTGCACTGCGTCTCGATTGAACATAAGTTGGGTATTAAAGCGAGCCCAACTGCAGTACTTCAATTTGGTGACCATGGTGGCGCAATCGGCTATTTAGTTGGCGAAGAAAACCGTGGCCTCGAATACATGTTTGTAATGATGAATGCTGCTCGCTTCGCAGTCGGCATGCAAGGAGTAGCGGTAGCAGAACGCGCCTATCAAAAGGCGGTTCAATATGCCAAAGACCGCGTACAAAGTCGTGACTTGGCTGGTTCCCCTGGCCCAGTTGCCATTATTCATCAGCCTGATGTAAAGCGCATGTTGATGACGATGCGTGCCTATACAGAGGCTTCTCGTGCATTGGCTTACTACGCTGCTTCTGCATACGATGCACAGCATGCTGCTCCAGACGAAGCAGCCCGCAAATCCAATCAAGCTATTTATGAATTTTTAGTGCCGATCGTTAAGGGCTTCTCTACAGAGATGTCTATCGAAGTGGCTAGCTTAGGTGTTCAGGTTCATGGTGGCATGGGCTTCATTGAAGAAACTGGCGCCGCTCAACATTATCGTGATGCTCGAATTTTGACGATTTATGAAGGCACTACTGCGATCCAGGCAAATGACTTGGTTGGCAGAAAAACAGTGCGTGATGGTGGCGCTATTGCCAAAGAACTTTCTCAAAGAATTGCTGCCACTGAAAAAGAGTTGGCTGCAAGCGGTAGTGATAATGCTAAAGCGGTGCTCAAGCAACTCTCATTGGCGCGTGCAGCATTTGAACAAGCGGTTGCCTATGTCGTTGCCAATGCAAAGACTGATATCAAGGCAGTTTATGCAGGTAGCTTTGCTTACCTCCGTTTATCTGGATTGGTATTAGGTGGTTGGCAAATGGCGAGGGCGCTTTTAGCGGCAGAAGGCTTACGTGACGGCGATCCAAAGTTTTATGATGCCAAGATTGCTACAGCACGCTTCTTTGCTGAGAATTTGATGCCTCAAGCCCAAGCTTTAGCTACATCAATTGTAGAAAGTGGTCACTCTACAAATGCCTTAGAGGTAGAGCAGTTCTAA
- a CDS encoding electron transfer flavoprotein subunit alpha/FixB family protein, which translates to MAALVIAEHDNQSLKAATLNAVAAALQCSPEVDVLVAGSGADAAATAAAQIAGVRKVIQMDATNLADQLAEPLAAQILSIAGNYSHILAPATANGKNVLPRVAAKLDVAQLSDITKVVSADTFERPIYAGNAIATVHSADPIKVITVRTTGFDPVAATGGSASVEKAAAADSKAQSSFVGRELTKSDRPELTAAKIIVSGGRGLGSGEKYQELITPLADKLGAALGASRAAVDAGYVPNDYQVGQTGKIVAPQLYIAVGISGAIQHLAGMKDSKVIVAINKDPEAPIFGVADYGLVADLNTAVPELTKALG; encoded by the coding sequence ATGGCCGCACTTGTTATTGCTGAACACGACAATCAATCTTTAAAAGCAGCTACGCTCAATGCAGTGGCTGCTGCTTTGCAATGCTCTCCAGAGGTGGATGTGCTGGTTGCGGGTAGTGGCGCAGATGCGGCCGCAACTGCAGCAGCTCAAATTGCTGGTGTACGCAAAGTCATTCAAATGGATGCTACCAATTTGGCTGACCAACTGGCAGAACCATTAGCGGCGCAAATTCTCTCAATTGCAGGCAACTACAGTCATATCCTGGCTCCAGCAACAGCAAATGGTAAGAATGTGTTGCCACGTGTTGCTGCTAAGCTCGATGTTGCTCAGTTATCTGACATTACTAAAGTTGTCTCTGCAGATACTTTCGAGCGTCCAATTTATGCTGGTAATGCAATTGCGACGGTGCATAGTGCTGACCCAATCAAAGTCATCACTGTACGCACTACTGGTTTTGATCCTGTGGCTGCAACAGGTGGTTCAGCATCTGTAGAAAAGGCTGCAGCTGCTGATAGCAAAGCGCAGTCATCTTTTGTGGGTCGCGAACTAACAAAATCTGATCGTCCTGAACTCACTGCTGCCAAGATCATCGTGTCTGGTGGCCGTGGCTTAGGTTCTGGTGAGAAATATCAAGAACTCATTACGCCATTGGCTGACAAGCTTGGGGCTGCTTTGGGTGCATCGCGTGCTGCTGTTGATGCGGGTTACGTTCCAAATGACTACCAAGTGGGTCAGACGGGCAAGATTGTTGCTCCACAGCTGTATATTGCCGTTGGAATCTCAGGCGCAATTCAGCACTTGGCTGGTATGAAAGATTCCAAAGTCATCGTGGCAATCAATAAAGATCCTGAAGCTCCTATCTTTGGCGTTGCTGACTATGGCCTAGTGGCGGATTTAAATACGGCTGTTCCTGAGTTAACAAAGGCGCTTGGTTGA
- a CDS encoding electron transfer flavoprotein subunit beta/FixA family protein, producing the protein MKILVAVKRVVDYNVKIRVKSDNSGVDLANVKMSMNPFDEIAVEEAVRLKEAGVATEVVVVTAGATQCQETLRTALAIGADRAILVETDAELQPLAVAKILKALSDKEQAQIIILGKQAIDDDSNQTGQMLASLMDIPQATFASKVVVADGKATVTREVDGGLETIALSLPAVITTDLRLNEPRYVTLPNIMKAKKKAIDIVKPEDLGVDIAPRLKTIKVEEPPKRSAGVMVADVAALVEKLKNEAKVI; encoded by the coding sequence ATGAAAATCTTAGTGGCAGTAAAACGCGTTGTTGATTACAACGTCAAAATTCGGGTGAAGTCAGATAATTCTGGAGTAGATTTAGCCAACGTCAAAATGAGTATGAATCCGTTTGACGAGATCGCTGTTGAAGAAGCGGTACGTTTAAAAGAGGCTGGTGTAGCAACTGAAGTAGTCGTGGTAACTGCCGGCGCTACCCAATGCCAAGAAACCTTGCGCACTGCATTGGCCATTGGTGCTGATCGTGCTATCTTGGTCGAGACAGATGCTGAACTGCAGCCTTTGGCGGTAGCCAAGATTCTGAAAGCACTCTCCGATAAAGAGCAAGCGCAAATCATTATTCTCGGTAAGCAAGCAATTGATGACGATAGCAACCAAACTGGTCAGATGTTGGCAAGTCTCATGGATATCCCGCAAGCTACCTTTGCCTCTAAAGTAGTGGTTGCGGATGGCAAAGCTACCGTGACTCGTGAAGTTGATGGTGGTTTAGAAACGATTGCCCTTTCTTTGCCTGCAGTTATTACGACTGACTTGCGTTTGAACGAGCCACGCTACGTGACTTTGCCAAACATCATGAAGGCTAAGAAAAAAGCGATTGATATCGTGAAGCCTGAAGATTTGGGTGTCGATATTGCACCACGTCTCAAAACAATCAAAGTAGAAGAGCCGCCTAAGCGTAGCGCAGGTGTGATGGTTGCTGATGTGGCAGCCTTGGTAGAAAAACTCAAAAATGAAGCGAAGGTGATTTAA
- a CDS encoding acyl-CoA synthetase: MANIYEQGLDRNPANYTPITPLLFLERSAQIYPNKTAVIHGKLRQTWAQTYERCRRLASALQKHGIGLGDTVAVMLPNTPPMVEAHFGIPMAGAVLNALNTRLDAESIAFMLNHGEAKVVIVDPEFSAVMKKALEIAKKESGRDFLVVDVEEKEFDIPGEKLGKLTYENLLAEGDPQFAWQVPADEWQAICLNYTSGTTGNPKGVVYHHRGAAINAVSNVLDWDINKHPVYLWTLPMFHCNGWCFPWTIAARAGVNVCLRRVDAQHIFAAIKEHGVTHYCAAPIVHNLLVNAPDELKAGVPTGVKGLIAGAAPPASIIEGMEKLGFDLTHVYGLTEVYGPASVCVKQDEWNDLDIGERARLNARQGVRYHMQQAIAVLDPETMQPVPADGETMGEIMFKGNIAMKGYLKNAKATQEAFEGGWFHSGDLAVMNPDGYVKMKDRSKDIIISGGENISSVEVEDVLYRHPAVNAAAVVAKPDPKWGETPCAFLEIKSGSTVTPEEIIAHCKQHLAGFKVPRAIVFCELPKTSTGKIQKFELRKQAGSATAIDV, translated from the coding sequence ATGGCAAATATTTATGAACAAGGATTGGATCGCAATCCAGCTAATTACACCCCGATTACACCGCTCCTCTTTTTAGAGCGTTCAGCGCAAATTTATCCCAATAAGACTGCCGTCATTCATGGGAAGTTGCGTCAGACTTGGGCGCAAACGTATGAGCGTTGTCGTCGCTTAGCCAGCGCCTTGCAAAAGCACGGCATTGGTTTGGGTGACACTGTAGCGGTGATGTTGCCAAACACGCCCCCAATGGTGGAGGCGCACTTTGGTATTCCGATGGCAGGTGCGGTATTAAATGCCCTTAACACCCGCTTGGATGCTGAGTCAATCGCTTTTATGCTCAATCATGGTGAGGCAAAGGTAGTTATCGTCGACCCAGAGTTTTCGGCGGTAATGAAAAAAGCCCTCGAGATTGCCAAAAAAGAATCTGGTCGTGATTTCTTGGTGGTGGATGTTGAAGAAAAAGAGTTTGATATTCCTGGTGAGAAATTAGGAAAACTGACCTATGAAAATTTACTTGCTGAAGGTGATCCTCAATTTGCATGGCAAGTCCCAGCTGATGAGTGGCAGGCAATTTGCTTGAACTACACCTCCGGTACTACTGGCAACCCCAAGGGTGTGGTGTATCACCATCGCGGCGCTGCGATTAACGCGGTATCAAATGTATTGGACTGGGATATCAATAAGCACCCCGTGTACTTGTGGACATTACCGATGTTCCATTGCAATGGCTGGTGCTTCCCTTGGACGATTGCTGCTCGTGCTGGTGTAAATGTATGCTTGCGTCGAGTTGATGCGCAACATATTTTTGCGGCAATCAAGGAGCATGGAGTGACTCATTATTGCGCTGCTCCTATCGTGCACAACTTGTTAGTCAATGCGCCAGATGAGTTGAAGGCCGGCGTGCCAACGGGTGTTAAAGGCTTGATTGCTGGTGCTGCACCCCCTGCATCCATTATTGAGGGTATGGAAAAGTTAGGTTTTGACTTAACCCACGTTTATGGATTGACTGAGGTGTATGGACCGGCTTCTGTATGTGTAAAGCAGGATGAGTGGAATGATTTGGATATTGGTGAACGTGCGCGTTTGAATGCTCGCCAAGGTGTGCGTTATCACATGCAGCAAGCAATTGCAGTTCTGGATCCTGAAACCATGCAACCAGTTCCGGCTGATGGTGAAACCATGGGCGAAATTATGTTCAAGGGCAACATCGCCATGAAGGGTTACTTAAAGAATGCAAAGGCTACCCAAGAAGCATTTGAGGGTGGCTGGTTTCACTCAGGTGACTTGGCTGTAATGAATCCCGATGGTTACGTGAAGATGAAAGACCGCAGTAAAGACATCATTATTTCTGGAGGGGAAAATATTTCTTCTGTAGAGGTGGAGGATGTACTTTATCGTCACCCAGCAGTGAACGCTGCCGCAGTGGTTGCCAAGCCAGATCCAAAGTGGGGTGAAACCCCTTGTGCTTTCCTGGAGATTAAGTCTGGTTCAACGGTAACTCCAGAAGAAATCATCGCCCATTGCAAGCAGCATTTGGCTGGCTTTAAGGTTCCCAGGGCGATAGTATTTTGCGAGCTGCCAAAGACTTCAACTGGCAAGATTCAGAAATTTGAGCTCCGAAAACAGGCTGGATCTGCTACCGCTATTGATGTCTAG
- a CDS encoding histone deacetylase family protein: MTTGYITHPDFLKHEMGSHHPECPERIQAINDQMIRSGIDRLVHHLDAPLATEDQLELVHSPDHVSFVRDRAPESGYFMLDGDTIMNPHTYRVALRAAGAAIAGVDAVMKGEVENVFCAVRPPGHHAEPTRSMGFCLFDNVAIAARYAIETYGIERVAIIDFDVHHGNGTEAAFFNDPNVFMCSFFQHPFYPYSGLDHASNMVNVPLPAATRGDVVRSIVEEKWLPALRNFEPELIIISAGFDAHREDDLGQMGLVEADYAWITMRLKEIANEYAQGRIVSCLEGGYNLSALGRSVVAHVKALADI, translated from the coding sequence ATGACAACAGGATACATAACTCATCCAGACTTTCTGAAACACGAGATGGGAAGTCATCACCCAGAGTGCCCGGAAAGAATTCAGGCCATTAATGATCAAATGATTCGTAGCGGAATTGACCGCCTAGTACATCATTTGGATGCCCCATTAGCAACTGAGGATCAGCTGGAGTTAGTGCACAGTCCAGATCATGTTTCATTTGTGCGCGATCGCGCTCCCGAGAGCGGGTATTTCATGTTGGATGGTGACACCATCATGAATCCCCATACCTATAGAGTAGCCCTTAGAGCTGCTGGTGCAGCCATCGCTGGTGTTGATGCTGTGATGAAGGGTGAAGTTGAGAATGTGTTTTGCGCAGTAAGACCGCCAGGACATCATGCAGAGCCCACGCGTTCCATGGGATTTTGTTTATTTGATAATGTAGCTATTGCAGCACGTTATGCCATTGAGACTTATGGCATTGAGCGTGTTGCTATTATTGATTTTGATGTTCATCATGGCAACGGCACTGAAGCTGCTTTTTTCAATGATCCGAATGTTTTCATGTGTAGCTTCTTCCAGCATCCTTTCTACCCCTATAGCGGCCTCGATCATGCTAGCAATATGGTCAATGTACCTTTGCCTGCAGCTACTAGAGGTGATGTAGTGCGTTCAATAGTGGAAGAGAAGTGGTTGCCTGCCTTGCGTAATTTTGAGCCTGAGCTCATCATCATTTCAGCGGGCTTTGATGCCCATCGCGAAGATGATTTGGGTCAGATGGGTTTGGTTGAGGCTGACTATGCATGGATTACTATGCGTTTAAAAGAAATTGCCAATGAGTATGCACAAGGAAGAATTGTGAGTTGTCTCGAAGGGGGTTACAACCTCTCAGCCTTAGGTAGGAGTGTGGTTGCCCATGTAAAGGCATTGGCAGATATTTAA
- a CDS encoding lytic transglycosylase domain-containing protein has protein sequence MNFRVSCLLFALALAGCSSTPTQPTQSQQSIVNQTDDAVTEARFSQNLNELLGQVSQAQEIPLPALEMGFLDAKTIPSIRKLVLPPSGTFKKNWLTYRKRFIEPVRLKAGRAFWDQNQAFLSQVEQDSGVPAEIIVAIIGIETIYGRQTGNFRVKDVLSTLAFSYPDTPNKPAREQLFKDQLKELILMCWTEAGGKLPSKNSSQGVNNARFSTCLNQNSSYAGAIGLPQFMPSSIRSFAVDGDGDGQIDLKQSPKDAIASVANFMKKHGWQTGMPISFPIQASGITAAKELADGEPQLKFTVQELIDKGILAKKQGDLQSGGVEPQSKAFIVDLPYPDKDGSDQVQYFVGLNNFLTIVQYNRSYFYAQSVAEFAEALGYKNQSVVPVESMTKSSGAKASTEKSKPKKSSSKKKVKST, from the coding sequence ATGAACTTTCGCGTCTCCTGCTTACTCTTTGCTCTTGCGCTAGCGGGATGCTCTAGCACCCCCACACAGCCAACCCAATCGCAACAGTCCATCGTAAACCAGACTGATGATGCGGTCACAGAGGCGCGTTTTAGCCAAAACCTCAATGAACTACTGGGGCAAGTCTCCCAAGCCCAAGAAATACCGCTCCCAGCCTTAGAAATGGGCTTTCTAGATGCTAAAACGATTCCCTCAATACGCAAATTGGTATTACCCCCATCGGGCACTTTTAAGAAAAATTGGCTGACTTACCGCAAACGCTTTATTGAACCCGTTCGCCTCAAGGCTGGGAGGGCCTTCTGGGACCAAAATCAGGCTTTTTTGAGTCAAGTGGAGCAAGATTCAGGGGTTCCGGCCGAAATCATTGTGGCGATTATTGGTATTGAAACCATTTATGGGCGCCAAACTGGCAATTTCAGGGTCAAAGACGTTCTTTCAACCCTGGCGTTTAGTTACCCAGATACCCCCAATAAGCCGGCGCGCGAACAACTCTTCAAAGATCAGCTCAAAGAATTGATTCTCATGTGCTGGACAGAGGCGGGTGGCAAGCTACCCTCTAAAAATAGCAGTCAAGGGGTCAACAATGCACGCTTTAGCACCTGCCTGAATCAAAACAGCTCGTATGCTGGCGCTATCGGTCTACCCCAGTTTATGCCGAGCAGCATTCGTAGTTTTGCAGTGGATGGCGATGGCGATGGTCAAATCGACCTCAAGCAAAGCCCTAAAGACGCGATTGCTAGCGTAGCCAACTTCATGAAGAAACATGGCTGGCAAACCGGCATGCCAATTTCATTCCCAATCCAAGCAAGTGGCATCACCGCTGCTAAAGAATTAGCCGATGGAGAACCGCAACTGAAATTTACTGTTCAAGAGCTGATTGATAAGGGCATCCTCGCCAAAAAACAAGGTGACTTACAAAGTGGTGGCGTGGAACCACAAAGCAAGGCTTTCATAGTGGATCTACCTTATCCCGATAAAGATGGTTCAGACCAAGTGCAATATTTCGTGGGATTAAATAACTTCCTGACGATTGTGCAGTACAACCGCAGCTATTTCTATGCGCAAAGTGTTGCCGAGTTTGCAGAAGCTTTGGGATATAAAAATCAGAGCGTGGTGCCTGTGGAGAGCATGACTAAAAGCAGTGGCGCCAAAGCATCTACGGAAAAATCAAAACCTAAGAAATCAAGCTCTAAGAAGAAAGTGAAATCAACTTAA
- the cysM gene encoding cysteine synthase CysM gives MSKPSYLTISQTVGNTPLVRLQRIPGLENENRNNVILGKLEGNNPAGSVKDRPALSMISRAQERGEIKPGDTLIEATSGNTGIALAMTAAMLGYKMILVMPENQSIERRQSMAAYGAELILTAASGGMEFARDYALQLQREGRGRLLDQFANPDNPRVHIETTGPEIWRDTDGQITHFVSAMGTTGTITGVSTYLKSMNPAIQIIGAQPEEGSQIPGIRKWAPEYLPKIYQGDRVDAIEFVSQADAEEMARRLAAEEGIFCGISAGGALVVALRIARQVENATIVFIVCDRGDRYLSTGVFPA, from the coding sequence ATGAGCAAACCTTCTTACCTCACTATTTCACAGACCGTGGGCAATACGCCTTTGGTTCGCTTACAGCGTATTCCTGGTTTGGAAAACGAGAATCGCAATAATGTGATTCTAGGTAAATTGGAAGGAAATAATCCAGCCGGGTCGGTAAAGGACCGACCTGCGCTGTCGATGATCTCGCGTGCGCAAGAGCGCGGAGAAATTAAACCTGGCGATACTTTAATTGAGGCAACTAGTGGCAATACGGGTATTGCTTTGGCAATGACTGCCGCCATGCTTGGTTACAAAATGATTCTTGTCATGCCAGAAAATCAAAGTATTGAACGCCGTCAAAGTATGGCAGCTTATGGCGCAGAACTCATTTTGACTGCAGCCTCTGGTGGTATGGAGTTTGCAAGAGATTACGCTTTGCAATTGCAACGAGAGGGTCGCGGTCGATTGCTGGATCAATTTGCTAATCCTGACAATCCAAGAGTGCATATCGAAACAACTGGCCCTGAAATTTGGCGTGACACCGATGGGCAGATTACGCATTTTGTTTCTGCAATGGGCACTACAGGAACGATTACTGGGGTATCAACTTATCTCAAGTCAATGAATCCTGCGATTCAGATTATTGGCGCGCAGCCTGAAGAAGGCTCTCAAATTCCGGGGATTCGAAAGTGGGCTCCAGAGTATTTGCCAAAGATTTATCAGGGCGATCGAGTGGATGCGATTGAGTTTGTATCTCAAGCGGATGCTGAGGAGATGGCGCGACGCCTCGCTGCGGAAGAGGGTATCTTTTGCGGTATTTCTGCTGGAGGTGCTTTGGTGGTAGCTTTGCGGATTGCACGTCAAGTTGAAAATGCCACGATCGTCTTTATTGTTTGCGACCGTGGTGATCGCTACTTATCAACAGGCGTATTTCCCGCTTAA
- a CDS encoding helix-hairpin-helix domain-containing protein, with translation MTQYLNVEKVRGLIRAAAVTMAVLMTGSGAVYASPINVNTATQTELESIKGIGPAKAKTIIAERLDGGHFQDANDLQKRVRGIGMKSVEKMVDNGLTIEAPSSFREPNGRTKKEGGASGRRSSRNQANPRNQPERSGASRRN, from the coding sequence ATGACTCAATATTTAAATGTAGAAAAGGTGCGTGGCTTAATTAGGGCTGCTGCAGTAACTATGGCTGTTTTGATGACAGGTTCTGGAGCGGTATATGCCTCACCTATTAATGTGAATACTGCCACCCAAACCGAATTGGAGAGCATTAAAGGTATTGGTCCGGCTAAAGCTAAAACAATTATTGCCGAGCGTCTAGATGGTGGGCATTTTCAGGATGCCAATGACTTGCAAAAGCGGGTTCGTGGTATTGGCATGAAATCTGTTGAAAAAATGGTGGATAACGGTTTAACAATCGAAGCCCCAAGCTCCTTTCGGGAGCCTAATGGCCGCACCAAGAAAGAAGGCGGGGCTTCTGGTCGACGCAGTTCTCGTAATCAAGCTAATCCTCGCAATCAGCCGGAGCGTTCGGGAGCAAGTCGCCGAAATTAA
- a CDS encoding alpha/beta hydrolase, whose product MKLVLACLCWVFSFGVSAQVFDIPHNTEEPTRTLLIEVKKPKALVLLFPGGGGKAGISEVGFVKSRHTFVRSIDLWGQYGIDAVLVDSPYDLGDLRRGNLRGREDHLARVDEVVAFYKAKFGLPVWIFGHSMGSSTATYYANELAKSKGKLSGIIIAGSIHTASLNDDVALPVLGIHHADDACAGTPVSATKRIIEGRPANYISKLEIIEGGISEGNVCDSFAYHGFNQIESEFIQRAAQFILSH is encoded by the coding sequence ATGAAATTAGTCCTAGCATGTTTGTGTTGGGTATTCAGTTTCGGTGTAAGCGCTCAAGTTTTTGATATTCCTCATAACACTGAGGAGCCAACCCGAACCCTTTTGATTGAAGTTAAGAAGCCTAAGGCATTAGTTTTGCTTTTTCCTGGCGGCGGAGGTAAGGCTGGCATCTCCGAGGTGGGATTTGTTAAAAGTAGGCATACCTTTGTGCGGTCCATCGATCTGTGGGGTCAGTATGGAATTGATGCGGTGCTGGTGGACAGCCCCTATGATTTAGGCGATTTGCGTAGGGGAAATTTGCGCGGTCGCGAAGATCACCTTGCACGGGTGGATGAGGTTGTTGCTTTCTATAAAGCCAAGTTTGGTTTACCAGTGTGGATATTTGGCCATAGCATGGGTAGTTCAACGGCTACTTACTATGCGAACGAGCTGGCAAAATCAAAAGGGAAGTTGAGCGGAATTATTATTGCCGGAAGTATTCATACAGCATCTCTCAACGATGATGTAGCTCTCCCAGTATTGGGTATTCACCATGCTGACGATGCTTGTGCGGGTACTCCAGTATCAGCTACCAAAAGAATCATAGAGGGTAGGCCAGCTAACTATATTTCAAAGCTGGAAATTATTGAAGGCGGTATCAGTGAAGGCAATGTTTGCGACTCTTTTGCATATCATGGCTTTAACCAGATAGAGTCTGAATTTATTCAACGTGCCGCTCAATTCATTTTGAGTCATTAG
- the rfaD gene encoding ADP-glyceromanno-heptose 6-epimerase, which produces MTIIVTGAAGFIGANIVQALNARGEKNIIAVDDLRPADKYRNLADLDIIDYLDKDEFLEAFRSGRFGKVRAVFHEGACSDTMETDGIFMMANNYRYTMDLLDICTAQKVQLLYASSAATYGGSDVFVESREHEKPLNIYGYSKFLFDQVMRKRFSEKANTAQVVGFRYFNVYGPRESHKGRMASVAFHQYHQYKANGHVKLFGEYGGYGPGEQSRDFVSVEDVVKVNLFFLDHPEISGIFNLGSGRAQPFNDVAHAVANAMRKLDKASPATLQELVKEKAIEYIPFPDALRGKYQCFTQADLTKLRAAGYTEPFLNVEQGVGRYIEWLEANAGFLANPLDSK; this is translated from the coding sequence GTGACTATTATCGTAACCGGCGCAGCTGGATTTATTGGTGCCAATATAGTTCAAGCGCTCAATGCGCGTGGTGAGAAAAATATTATTGCGGTTGATGATCTTCGCCCTGCAGATAAATATCGCAATCTTGCCGACTTAGACATCATTGATTACCTCGATAAAGATGAGTTTCTAGAAGCTTTTAGAAGTGGTCGCTTTGGAAAGGTTAGAGCGGTGTTTCACGAAGGAGCTTGCTCTGACACCATGGAAACAGACGGCATTTTCATGATGGCGAATAACTATCGCTACACCATGGATTTGCTTGATATTTGTACTGCTCAAAAAGTACAATTACTTTATGCCTCTTCAGCAGCTACCTATGGCGGCTCCGACGTTTTTGTAGAGAGTCGTGAGCATGAGAAGCCGCTAAATATCTACGGCTACTCTAAGTTCCTATTTGACCAAGTAATGCGTAAGCGTTTTTCTGAAAAAGCGAATACAGCGCAAGTAGTTGGATTTCGTTACTTCAATGTCTACGGCCCTCGTGAGTCCCATAAAGGCCGTATGGCATCGGTGGCCTTTCATCAATACCATCAATACAAGGCTAATGGCCATGTAAAACTTTTTGGTGAGTACGGCGGATATGGCCCTGGAGAGCAAAGTCGTGACTTTGTGTCGGTCGAAGATGTGGTCAAAGTAAATCTATTCTTTTTGGATCATCCTGAAATCAGCGGCATCTTTAATTTAGGTAGCGGTCGAGCTCAGCCTTTCAATGATGTCGCGCATGCGGTAGCTAATGCTATGCGCAAGCTGGATAAAGCATCTCCGGCAACACTCCAAGAGCTGGTAAAGGAAAAAGCGATTGAGTACATCCCATTCCCAGATGCGCTGAGAGGAAAGTATCAATGCTTTACTCAGGCCGACCTCACTAAGCTTAGGGCTGCTGGCTACACAGAACCTTTTCTGAATGTAGAGCAGGGTGTAGGAAGATATATCGAGTGGCTAGAAGCTAATGCAGGGTTTTTAGCCAATCCCTTAGATAGCAAATAA